GACGAGGACGAGGAGGTCATGCTCGATCCGGGAGAGAAGTACCCGATCCGGGAGTTCGACGGCTCCCCAAAGTACACGACGTCGTTCGCCGGCCTCGACCGAGACGAACCCGATCTCCGCGCGAAGCAGTCGGCACGCCAAGAGCAGACCCAGCACCTCCAGGCGAAGGGCGAGATCCTCGGCGCGTACGAGCAGAACATCAACATCTCGGGCGAACTCGACACCGAGACCGAGATCTCCCTCGACGAAGACCTCGAAGAGGGGGTGCTTGAAGCCGTCCGGGAGGCTCAGAAGGAGGATGCCGCAGAGTGACCCGCCGAGGAGTCTGGAGGCAATCGGTGTGAGCATCGAAGAGGCCGTCCGCTGGGCCCTCCAGCCCAACCCAGAGAACGCCCGGACCTGGCAGCATCCGGTCGCGAAACTCCGCGCCGAAGCCTACTGTTTGGTGATCACGTTCGTCCCCCACTCCCGCAACTCCTACCAGCGCAAAGCCGTGACGCTCGTTCTTGTCGCCGGGTGGCTCTATATGTCCTGGCGGCAGCTCTCCCACCAGTTCGTTCCCACCTCACTCTACGGGCCGCTGTCCGCGATCATCTGGGTGCTCGTCGGCCGCTTCTACGGGATCGAGATCGATAAATTCGCGGCGCTCGCCGAGCAGGACTGGTCGGTAACCATCGAGACCGGCAGCCCGCCGCCGACGTCCCCAGATGAAGCGCTCGATGATGAGGACGTCCCCGTCGATCACGACGCCGGCGACGGAGACGGCGAAGACGGAGGTGGCGTGTGATGGCGTCCACTGGCGACGTCGAATCCGGGGCAGCGATGCGGCGAGCGAAGCGCGACGTTCTCAACCCCATCGAGAACCCGGACCGCTGGATGGACTTCGCGAACGAGGTCACCCGCGGCTACATGGGCGCGGAGCTCGACGACTACCACCTCCTTGGCGACCATCACCGCCAGTGGATCGAGGACTTCCAGGCCGACGAAGACCTCGTCCTCATGTGCCATCGGGACGGCCTGAAGACGACCATCAACATCGTCGTCCTCATCGCCCACCTCGAGTACCAACCGGGCTTCCGCGCTCACTGGATCGCGAACAACCAGGAGCAGGCGTACAAGAAGGCCGACGAGGAACTCTCCAACTTCATCGAGCGGAACCCCTGGCTCGTCGAGCTGAACAAGCCGATGGAGAAGGACTCGAAGACGTCGAAGACGTGGGCGAACGGCTCGAAGCTGAACGCCGGCTGGCTCTTCGGCGGCATCGAGGGCGACCGCAGCCACCTCCTGGTGCTCGACGACGTCATCAAGGAGCACGGCGACGGCGACACCGACCGCATCCTCGACTGGATCGAGGGCGTCACCGTCCCGATGGTCAAGGACGGCGGCCACACCGTCATCATCGGGACGCGGAAACGCCCCGACGACATCTACGCGCACTTCAGGAGTCAGGAGGGGTACGCCGTCCGCGAGTATCCAGCCGTCCTCGACGTCTGGGACCAAGAGTTCCGTGAGGACGCTGACTGGGAGGCGCGGCGTCCCGACCCCGGACTCTACAGCGAGGTCGATGACCCCTGGCACGAGGGCGAGACCATGCAGGTCCTCTGGCCAGACGCCCGCGGGCCGGAGTGGCTCGCCGACAAGCGCACGAAGATGAGCGACCACCGCTTCTGGCGCGAATACTCGCTCGTGCTTCGGGGCGCGGCGGGCGATCTCCTCGACGCCAGCGCGGTGAACCGGCTCGTCGACGACGGCGGCTGCAGTATCCGCGGCCGCCAGCCCCCACGCGAGTACACGGCGGGGGCCGGCGAGGCCGTCATCGTGGCACACGACCCTGCGGCGTCGAAGACTGGTGACCGGGCGGCGTTCGTGACAGAGCTCGTCCGCCGGGACGGTCGCCGCGTCCCCCTCGACGTCCAGTACGGTAAGGGCCTCCAGCCCTCGGACGTCAAGGCGACACTCACCGACCTCGACGAACGCTACGACCCCGCGATGGTCGTCATCGAATCGAACGGGATGCAGACGTACGTCGCGAACGACGCCATCGAGTTCTCCGCGAGCCTGCGCGGGAAGGTCCGCGGCATGTCGACGTCCGGCCAGAAGCACTCGTGGGAGAACGGCATCCCCCGGTTGCAGACGCTTGTCGAGAACGGTGGGATCCTCTTCCATCGCGGTGACGACGGGGTCGAGGATCTCATCCAGGCGATGCTCTCCCTCAAGATGGAGGATAACAAGCTGAAGGGCCACACGCCCGACCTCGTCGCGGCGTGGTACATGGCGGAGAAGGGTATCCAGGCGTTGGAGAAGGCGGGCGTCCTTGACGAGACGGACCCCGGCGCTGACGGCGACGACGACACGCATCGAGACGCGAACACCGGCCTCGGCATCAACACACTATGACTCAACATCCCAGCAAGGACGAAGACAGCGAGGAACAGACGAAGCACGCTATCGCCGGCGGCGAGGACGTCGTCGACAAACTCCAGCACGCGACCGACGGGGACGACGATGAGTGAGGCGTTCAAGTGCGATTTCTGCGAAGAGTTCAAAAAAGGCGAGCCCGCCGAGGAACTCTTCCGGAAAGAACACATCGACAGGCAGGGGACCGACGTCATCCACGTTGCAGACGTCTGCCATCCCTGTTGGGACGAACTCGGTCCGCAGTCTCAGGAGGTGAGTGGCGATGAGTGACGGAGACAACGAAGGCGAGCACACGGAGACCATCGAACTCCGAGCGTCGACCGAGCGCGGTGTTCCGTCGCCGAAGGGTCGGGAGAAGTCGACGACGAGCCAGCAGGAAGAGGCGGCGAAGTGGGAGGAAGGGCCGCACGACACCATCAACCCGCCCTACCCGCTGGAGAAGCTCGCCCAACTCTCCGAGATCAACGAGACGCGGGACGTCGCCGTCCGAAAGAAGGCGAAGTACACCGCCGGCTACGGCTTCGACATCGTCCCAGCCGACAGCGCCGACGCCGACGACCCACCCGGCGAGGACGTCGTTCGCGAGTTCTGGGACGGAGGGAAATTTACGCTCGGGCCGGACGCGATGGCGACGACGTCAACGGCGCTCCTCGAACGAGCGATGCAGGACTACGAGGGCATCGGGTTCTTCGGCTTAGAGGTGCTCGTTCAGGGGGACGGCACGCCCATCGGTCTCGCGCACGTCCCCGCGCAGACGCTTCGCCGTCGGCAGGAGACGTCGGAAGGCTGGGTGCAGATCCGGAACGGAGAGACGCAGTACTTCGCGCCGTTCGGTGCGCGGTACTCCGACGAGGGCGAGGAGCAGTACTTCATCGACCCCGAGACCGGGGAACGCCAACCGGATGCGGATGGCGCGGCGAACGAACTGATTGTCCTGCACAACCCTGCGATCTCCTCGGTCTACTACGGCCTCCCCGACGACGCCTCAGCGATCCAGACCATCCAGGGCGACCAGGCGGCGAAGACGTTCAACGTCTCGTTCTTCGAGAACGACGGCGTCCCCCGAATCGCCGTGATGGTCGAGGGAGGAACCGTCTCCGACCGGACGCGTGAGGACATCCGGAATACGTTCATGGCCTCGAAGGGCGCAGAAGAATCGCATCGGACGGCGATTATCGACGTCGAACCCACGGCGAACCCGATGGACGACCTCTCCGGAAATGGCTCCTCGCAGAACGTCTCCATCAAGGTCGAGCCACTCACCGTCGGCGTGGAAGAGGACGCGAGCTTCACGGAGTATCGCCGGCATAACGAGCACGAAATCCTCAAGGTCCATGAGGTCCCGCCGGCCGTCGCCGGCTACACGGACTCCGCGAACTTCGCGCAGGATTCGCAGGCCCAGCGGGAGCAGTTCGCGGAGGACGTCATCCAGCCGCGTCAGCGCGCCCTCGCGATGCGCCTCTACGAGACCATCCACAAGGTCGGCCTCGACGTCGACGGCTGGACGCTTGAGTTCAAGCTCCGCGGCGCGTCGAACCGGCAGAAGGAGGTGGAGATCGCGTCGACGGTCGCGCAGGGGAACTCTGCGAACGCGATCACGGTGAACGAACTGCGGACGGAGTACCTCGACCTCCCGCCCCTCACAGATGACGCCGGCGACCCGCTCCCGATGGGGCAGCTCCTCCTCACCGAGGTCGGGAGCGTCCCGTCCGGCCCCCGCGGCGACATCCAGGCGGCCGTCGACGATGCCATCGAGGAAGCGAAGCGCGAGCAGCGCGCGGAAGACCTCGGCTACGACGTGGAAGCCCGCTCCGACGGTGGGGGTGAGGGGTAGTGTGCCAGGCCTGCCGGCGTGCGGGTAGCCAGGACGTCCTCCACAAGAGTCCCGGCGATGTCCACCGCCGAGCCAAGTACGCGCCGTCGGTCGAGCGCTTCATCGAGCAGTACTCCCGGGAGTACGCTCGCGAGCTGAAGCAGTCCGAGGTCGAGCTCCTCGAAGCGCTTCGGGATGGCCGGCTGCAACTCCTCAACGAGAACGCGCTCCACGGGCAGGTCCGGGAGATCTTCGTCGACGGCCGCGCCGAGTACGACGCCGTCGTGAAGGGGATGCATATCGACGGCGCGGACGCCGGCCGGGAGGTCGCCATCCAGCGGCACGCCCTCGATATCTCGATGGACCTCACCCGCGACGAGGTCATTCGGGTACTGGAGTCGAACGCGCTCGCGATGAGTGAAGCGACCACCCAGCGCATCGTCGGTGACCTCTCGGAGGCGCTCGCCCGCGGGTACCGCGAGGGGATGAGTATCCCCGATATCGCGGACGTCCTTGAGGACGAGGTCTTTGAGGATATGCGGGGGTGGGAGTCGGAGCGGATCGCTCGGACGAACGTCGTCAGTGGGAGCAACAAGGGGGCGACCGAAGCCTACCGTGACTCGGGGGCGGTCGGGAAGGAGTGGGTGGCGACGTCCGGGCCGCGGACGCGGAAGACGCATCGCGAAGCCGACGGTCAGGTCGTCCCCATCGACGGGACGTTCGTTGTCGGCGGCGCGCAGGCTGACCACCCCGGCGACGCGAGCCTGCCGCTTGACGAGCTCATCAACTGTCGATGCACGGTCGCGCCCGTCCGCGACCCCGCGAGGCTTGGAGCATGACCGGCGAGAACGTCTACCTGAGTGAGCGCGCGCTCGAAGTGCTCGACGACGTCCAGTCAGATTTCGAGGATCGCTACGGCTTCGAGCCGTCACTCTCGCAAGCGATCATCTCGCTCGCCGATGGTCACGAGACTTTCGGCGACGAGTAGTCACAAGGTTTCTTCAGAGAACACGATATAACGCGATAAAGGCCTTTACAGCGTCCAGTGCGTGGATTTAGACGCATGAGCACCGAGTCCCGACAGTCGCTATCGAAGACTGTCGAGATGAAGGCCGTCGACGACGAGCGGCAGATCGCTGTCGGCGGGGTGCTCGTCCCGAACAAGGTCGACCTCCAAGGCGACTTCGTCCGACCTGAGACCATTCAGGCGCTCGCGGATGACTTCATGCGCCGACTCCAAACCGGCGGCGACGCCGAGGGCGGCGTGATGCACGCCGCGTTCCCCGGCAGCGACGATGTCACCCTCGCCGAAAACGACGTCCTCGACGAAGCTCGGACCGTCGGCGGGAAAACGTTCCCTGCTGGCACCTGGCTGCAGTCGTGGAAGTTCCACGACGACCGCCTCTGGCGACTCGTCAAGTCCGGCACGCTCGCTGGCTACAGTATCGGCGCGCGCGAAGTGCTCGCGAAGGAGTACTCGCCCGACAGCGTCCCGGCTGGCGTCGTCGTCCCCGATTACCACTCGGACGGCGAGCCCGTCGAGGAAATTGTCGGCGGGAAGATCGTCGAGGTGTCCTCGGTGGACATCCCGGCGGTTCCCGACGCCCAGATGGTCTCCCTCAAGAGCGCGGATGACCTCGCGAAAGCGCAGGACGCGCTCACCGAGGGGATGGAGGCGTGCGTCACGGTCCTCCAAGATCGCGGCCACGGCGAGACGGAAGCGACCGAACTCTGCACCTACCTACAGGACAACACCAAGATGACCGACGACCCCGACGGCGACGACGCCGGCGGGGAGACACCCGAGAAAGACGTGGACGAAGACGCCGGCTCGGATGGCGGGCCGGAGAAGTCGGCCGACGAGGCCGGACTCTTCGCCCGCGTCGGCCGCGCCGTCTTCGGCGGCGAGAAATCCGCCGAGGAAGCCGTCGAAGCTGCAGAGGCCGAGGCGGAGAAGGCCGGTCGCGTCCTCTCGAAGGCGAACCGCGAACGCGCGATGACGATCCACGATGAAGCGCTCGCGATGGTCAAGTCATCGAGTCAGGTCGACACGAGTGACTACCAGGCGTTCGCCGACGACCCGAGTGTCTCCTACGACGGCAGCGGGACGAGCAGCAAGCAAACTAACTCTACAGAACCCGACATGAGTGACAAGAACGAGGACGAACCCCCTGAGTGGGCGAAGAGCCTCATCGACGACGTCGAAGAGCTGAAGAACGATATCGCAGAAGAGAAGACCGAGACCGAACCCGAAGAGGGCGAGGAGAAGTCCACCGACGGGGAGGAGGAGGAGATGCCCGAATGGGCGAAGAGCCTCCAAGAAGACATCAACGAGACGAAGAGCGACCTCGACGACCTCGCCGAAGCTCGCGGGAAGAGCCAGCAGATCGGCGGCGAAGGCGACGAAACCGAAGCGGATGGCTGGGAGAAGACGTTCGGCATCCCGGGTGACGCCTGATGTCGAGCGCGAACCGCGACGCCCTCGACAAGGTCACCACGGGTGACTTCGCCGGCGGCGGCCTGCTGAGCGACAAGCAGTTCGAGCAGTTCTACCAAAAGGTCCAGGACCAGACGGTTCTGATGCCTCGTATCCGAATCCAGCCCGTCGACGCTCCCAAGGGCCAGATCGACAAGATCGGCGTCGGCGAACGCCTCCTCCGCGAGGCAACCGAGGGGGAGTCCTCGGGCGACAGTGGCCTGAACTCGCCGAACACCGGGAAGATCGACTACTCGGTGACGAAGGTGGAACTCCCGTGGGAGCTCTCGAACGAGACCCTCGAAGACACCATCGAGCACGAGAACACGGCGAACATCCTCCTCAACAAGTTCACTCGCCAGTTCGGTGTGGACATCGAGGACCTCGGCGCGAACGGCGATGAATCCAGCGGCGATTCCTTCATCGGCATCGAAGACGGCTGGATCAAGCTCGCGACCGACCAGGGGAGCCCGACCTACGATCACCAGAACGCCGCCATCGACAAGTCGGTGTTCTCGAACGTCCGTCACCTCCTCGATCAGAAGTACAAGCGGACTCAGAACCTCGTGTTCGTCGGGTCCGGCTCGCAGAAGGAGGAGTTCGAGGAGTACGTCACCGACCGGTCGACGGCGGCTGGGGACGCGATGCTGATGAACGGCGACGACCCGACGCCGTTCGGCTACGACTGGATCACTCCTCCGTCGTGGCCTGACGACACCATCATGTTCGTCGACCCGCAGAACCTCCTCTTCATCCCCCAGCGCCGGCAGAAGGTCAACATGACGACGGAGGGAGAGGCCATCGTCCGCCGCGACCTCTACGCGATCTACAACATGATCGCCCGCGCCGACTTCCAGATCGAGGAAGCCGAGGGTGTCGCACTCGCCACGAACATCGCGGCTCCGTGAGGTACCACTGATGGGAATCACTTACACGAAGCAGGACGATGACTGGGACGGCGCGCATTCTCGACTCGTGCGCGTTCTCGCAGCGTTCGACGCGAGCTACACGAACGGCGGCGAGGCCCTGGCCGCGAGCGACGCGGACATGGCGAGCATCGAGCGCGTCGTCGTCGAGGAGACCGTCACCGAATCCGGCTACGTCGTCGGCTACGACGAGAGCGCCGGCGTGCTCAAGGCCTACGCAAGTTCCGGGACTGCCGGGAACCCACTGCAGGAGGTCGCGGACGCCGCCGACCTCTCCGGCGAAACCGTCACGCTCACCGTCTACGGGAGGGGGTCCGCATGACCTACGCGGTGGTGACGCTCAAGGACCGCGAAGATGGTGGCCCGATGCGCTACCGAACTGCTGACGGCGTCGACGTCTCCGAGACCGACCCAGATGCGTTCGTCGACCACGACGGCCTCGACGACTGGCTCGAAGGCAAGCCCCTCCTCGTGAAGGCCCGCGGCCTCGACGACATCCGCGACATCTGCGGCCCGGGCATCATCCCGGCGGAGCATGGTGGCGAGCCGGCGGAGGAGCCCACCGACGAGCCGACGGACGCGACACCCGCGGAGGCGCTCCCGGACGATCTCGTTGACGTCCTCGACGACGGTACTATCGGGGATCTGGAGGACGCGCTCGCGACGGGCGAGTACGACGGCGTCCTCGATCTCGCCCAGGACTACGAGGTCGCGCATCAGGATCGCGAGGGCGCGGTGGACGCCATCCACGGGCGCGCCCGAGACCTTGCAGAGGAGGCTAACTGACGATGCCCGCCCCGTACGTGTCCGTCGAGGAGCTCGAAGCCGAGTTGTCGTGGACGGCCGAGGACCTCGGCGTCCCGACCACGGACACCGACGGGGACGGCACCCCCCAGTGGACTAACCTCCTCGAACGCCTCCTCCGCGAGGAGTGCGAACGCGTCGACGACTGGCTCGGCACGACCTTCGAGATCACGACCACGACCGCGACGCTCGACGGAACCGATGGGGATGAACTCCCGCTTCCGAAGCGTCCCGTGCAGTCGGTCGCGTCCGTCACCATCCACACGGAGGACGGCGACACGACCGTTCCGGTCGAGGACGTCGTCGTGGAGGAGGCGTTCATCGCACTCCTCCCGTCGGCCGACGTCGACGCGTTCCCCGACGGCCGCCGCTCGGTATCCGTTGAGTGGACATACGGCTACGAGACCGTCCCCGGCCCGGTCCGCGAGGGCGTCATCCGGCTCGTCCGGAAGCGCCTCGCGATGATCGAGGAGGACGGCCTCAAGCAGGAGTCCGTCGGCGACGGGTCGTGGACGTACCAAGTCCCCGCTGACGTCCGCCAGGAGGTCCGGGCGAGTGTCGCTCGCTACGCGCCGCCACGGTACTCGCCGGCGGCGGAGGTCATCTAAGATGGCACGGAACCGTATCCGCGCGAAGGCGACGCACAACGCGACCGTCACCGAACGCCAGGAGACCGGCACGAACCCGGCCGGCGAGCCACTCTACGACGACGTCGAGGTCGTCGCCGGGATGCCCGTCCGCTACCAAGCCGCCGGGAAGGGCTGGGTGCGCGAGGTCGCGGGCGAGCGCGTCCGCGAAGCGCCCTCGATGCAGGTCCCAGCCACCTACCAGGACGACCTCAACGAGGGGCAGACGATCACGCTCTCCGACGGCCGCGAGTTCACGGTCGTCAAGATCAACCCACGGTACGGGCGCGCCGGCGTCGACCACCTCGAACTGGAGGTGGAGCGCAGTGGCTAACGGCCCGATCAAGATCGAGTGGGAGAACGGCCACGCACCGAAGGACGTCAAGCAGCGTCTCCGCCGGCTCGTCGAGGAGCTCCGGTCCGAACTCAAGGGCGCGATGGAGTGGGCGGTCGACAAGATCGAGGCGACGGCGAAGAAGCTCGCCCCGGTCGACACCGGCCGACTCCGCTCCGATATCAACAACGCCGTCAACCGTATCGCCCGAGACGCCGTCCGCGGCCGCGTCGGGAACAGCGTCGAGTACGCGCCCGTCCAGGAGTACGTCTACAACCCCTACCTCGGACCCGCCCTCGAAGCGCACGTCGTCGAGATTCGCGATCACTTCGAGCGAGTCGTCAGCGAGGTCTGCGGCGAGGTGAGCCGCTCGTGACTGACGAGCAGCCGCGCGACGAGGAGGGCAACTACGCGGAGAAACCCGACGAGTCGAATGATGGTGACGGGGCGACGAACTCCGTCGACGACCGCTGGTGGCTCACGAACGACGTTGTCACTCTCGGTCTGAACGCGGCGTTCATCGGCCTGATCTACCTCGACGCGCTTGACCATGCGGCCCTCGGCGACATCCCGGCGATGGCGTGGATGGGGCTTCTCGCCCTCGTGCTCGGCGCGAACTTCTGGGCGTTCGGCCCAGCCGCTCGCGACGCCTGGCAGGCTGTGCAGAAGAACGGGGGTGGCGGGAAGTGAGCAGCGAGAGCGCGCCGAAGTCGAGTGAGGTGCTCGTCGGCCTCATCCAAGCGCTCCAGAACGACGCGGACGTCGTCGACGCGCTCGGCGACGCGGGCCGGATTAGCATCGGGAGTCCCGCCGACGAGCAGGACGACCCGGTCGTCCTCCGGCTCAGCCTCTTCGACGGCGACGGCACACACCGCGGGACGGGAGCGACCCGCCACCGCCACACCGTCCAAGCATCCGTCATCGCGACGCGCGACTGGCGGGAATCGAACGGCATCCTCGCGATGCGCGAAATACTCGACCACGCCAGCGACGTCCTCGACATCGGGGGCGGCGTCTCCTGGCTCGTCCCCCGCGGCCCCGGCGGCACCGGCGGTCCGGAGATGAGTGAGGGGCAGCGTACGACCATCGCGGCGCGCTGGCGCTACCAGACAACCCACATCAGATAATCCATGAGCTCAGCAGGAGAAGCACCGAGCGAACTGACCGGGGCGTTCATCGAGATCGCGAAAGTCACCGACCTCGGAGCAACCGGCGAATCGGAGACCGTCGTCGGCAACACGACCGCCGACGTCAGCATCAGCAAGGACCAGACGAATAGCGAGACGAACAAGCACAGTCAGCGCCGGAGCGTCCGAACGAAGACCTACAACACTCTCGACATCGAGGTGCCTGCACTCCTCGTCCCGGGCGCGTCCCAGCTGGAGACGATGGGCGTCGTCGACTCCGACGGCGAGGAGATCTACGGCGATGTCTGGGACGCCTGCCGCATCCACATCTACGACAAGGAGCCGGCGACGGCGTCGAGCCCGGCGCAGACGTTCGAGTTCGAGAACGTCGAGTGGGACTGGAGCGAGATCAGCCTCCCCGAGGACTACGGCGAGATCTCGTTCACCGGCTGGGTCCACGGCGCATGGCGGCGCGGAAAAACCGCGACCTCG
This sequence is a window from Halocalculus aciditolerans. Protein-coding genes within it:
- a CDS encoding phage head morphogenesis protein; this encodes MCQACRRAGSQDVLHKSPGDVHRRAKYAPSVERFIEQYSREYARELKQSEVELLEALRDGRLQLLNENALHGQVREIFVDGRAEYDAVVKGMHIDGADAGREVAIQRHALDISMDLTRDEVIRVLESNALAMSEATTQRIVGDLSEALARGYREGMSIPDIADVLEDEVFEDMRGWESERIARTNVVSGSNKGATEAYRDSGAVGKEWVATSGPRTRKTHREADGQVVPIDGTFVVGGAQADHPGDASLPLDELINCRCTVAPVRDPARLGA
- a CDS encoding HK97 gp10 family phage protein; protein product: MANGPIKIEWENGHAPKDVKQRLRRLVEELRSELKGAMEWAVDKIEATAKKLAPVDTGRLRSDINNAVNRIARDAVRGRVGNSVEYAPVQEYVYNPYLGPALEAHVVEIRDHFERVVSEVCGEVSRS
- a CDS encoding XkdF-like putative serine protease domain-containing protein, coding for MSTESRQSLSKTVEMKAVDDERQIAVGGVLVPNKVDLQGDFVRPETIQALADDFMRRLQTGGDAEGGVMHAAFPGSDDVTLAENDVLDEARTVGGKTFPAGTWLQSWKFHDDRLWRLVKSGTLAGYSIGAREVLAKEYSPDSVPAGVVVPDYHSDGEPVEEIVGGKIVEVSSVDIPAVPDAQMVSLKSADDLAKAQDALTEGMEACVTVLQDRGHGETEATELCTYLQDNTKMTDDPDGDDAGGETPEKDVDEDAGSDGGPEKSADEAGLFARVGRAVFGGEKSAEEAVEAAEAEAEKAGRVLSKANRERAMTIHDEALAMVKSSSQVDTSDYQAFADDPSVSYDGSGTSSKQTNSTEPDMSDKNEDEPPEWAKSLIDDVEELKNDIAEEKTETEPEEGEEKSTDGEEEEMPEWAKSLQEDINETKSDLDDLAEARGKSQQIGGEGDETEADGWEKTFGIPGDA
- a CDS encoding phage portal protein, coding for MSDGDNEGEHTETIELRASTERGVPSPKGREKSTTSQQEEAAKWEEGPHDTINPPYPLEKLAQLSEINETRDVAVRKKAKYTAGYGFDIVPADSADADDPPGEDVVREFWDGGKFTLGPDAMATTSTALLERAMQDYEGIGFFGLEVLVQGDGTPIGLAHVPAQTLRRRQETSEGWVQIRNGETQYFAPFGARYSDEGEEQYFIDPETGERQPDADGAANELIVLHNPAISSVYYGLPDDASAIQTIQGDQAAKTFNVSFFENDGVPRIAVMVEGGTVSDRTREDIRNTFMASKGAEESHRTAIIDVEPTANPMDDLSGNGSSQNVSIKVEPLTVGVEEDASFTEYRRHNEHEILKVHEVPPAVAGYTDSANFAQDSQAQREQFAEDVIQPRQRALAMRLYETIHKVGLDVDGWTLEFKLRGASNRQKEVEIASTVAQGNSANAITVNELRTEYLDLPPLTDDAGDPLPMGQLLLTEVGSVPSGPRGDIQAAVDDAIEEAKREQRAEDLGYDVEARSDGGGEG
- a CDS encoding phage terminase large subunit family protein, with the protein product MASTGDVESGAAMRRAKRDVLNPIENPDRWMDFANEVTRGYMGAELDDYHLLGDHHRQWIEDFQADEDLVLMCHRDGLKTTINIVVLIAHLEYQPGFRAHWIANNQEQAYKKADEELSNFIERNPWLVELNKPMEKDSKTSKTWANGSKLNAGWLFGGIEGDRSHLLVLDDVIKEHGDGDTDRILDWIEGVTVPMVKDGGHTVIIGTRKRPDDIYAHFRSQEGYAVREYPAVLDVWDQEFREDADWEARRPDPGLYSEVDDPWHEGETMQVLWPDARGPEWLADKRTKMSDHRFWREYSLVLRGAAGDLLDASAVNRLVDDGGCSIRGRQPPREYTAGAGEAVIVAHDPAASKTGDRAAFVTELVRRDGRRVPLDVQYGKGLQPSDVKATLTDLDERYDPAMVVIESNGMQTYVANDAIEFSASLRGKVRGMSTSGQKHSWENGIPRLQTLVENGGILFHRGDDGVEDLIQAMLSLKMEDNKLKGHTPDLVAAWYMAEKGIQALEKAGVLDETDPGADGDDDTHRDANTGLGINTL
- a CDS encoding phage major capsid protein, with amino-acid sequence MSSANRDALDKVTTGDFAGGGLLSDKQFEQFYQKVQDQTVLMPRIRIQPVDAPKGQIDKIGVGERLLREATEGESSGDSGLNSPNTGKIDYSVTKVELPWELSNETLEDTIEHENTANILLNKFTRQFGVDIEDLGANGDESSGDSFIGIEDGWIKLATDQGSPTYDHQNAAIDKSVFSNVRHLLDQKYKRTQNLVFVGSGSQKEEFEEYVTDRSTAAGDAMLMNGDDPTPFGYDWITPPSWPDDTIMFVDPQNLLFIPQRRQKVNMTTEGEAIVRRDLYAIYNMIARADFQIEEAEGVALATNIAAP